One part of the Desulfovibrio sp. genome encodes these proteins:
- the rdgC gene encoding recombination-associated protein RdgC, whose translation MGFANSSCSFTRFRILDPVPATLWPQIPDKLKQFAMRDIDDIPEMQGQGWACFEDMLDTDWVTAPPQKGSYIVFSLRLDMRRIPAGVVKKHVALALKEEKARMAQQGKNYIARERKKELKEQVLLRLRSRFLPVPGEFNVLWATDKNEVWFASTQNKMIDLFMEEFLKTFELHLEQLTPYNLAVSMLDEESLIRLDKLEPTQFAPLS comes from the coding sequence ATGGGCTTTGCCAACAGCTCTTGCAGCTTTACACGGTTTCGTATTCTTGATCCCGTTCCGGCCACGCTCTGGCCGCAGATACCGGACAAACTGAAGCAGTTCGCCATGCGCGACATTGATGATATTCCTGAAATGCAGGGCCAGGGTTGGGCATGTTTTGAGGACATGCTCGATACCGACTGGGTTACGGCCCCGCCCCAAAAAGGCTCGTACATCGTTTTTTCGTTGCGGCTCGATATGCGTCGCATACCTGCAGGCGTGGTCAAAAAGCATGTGGCCCTTGCCCTCAAGGAAGAAAAAGCGCGTATGGCTCAACAGGGCAAGAATTACATTGCCCGCGAACGCAAAAAGGAGCTCAAGGAGCAGGTTTTGCTGCGCCTTCGCTCGCGTTTTTTGCCTGTTCCCGGCGAATTCAACGTGCTGTGGGCCACGGATAAAAATGAAGTCTGGTTTGCATCGACCCAAAACAAGATGATCGACCTCTTCATGGAAGAATTTCTCAAGACCTTCGAGCTGCACCTGGAGCAACTGACTCCTTACAATCTGGCGGTTTCCATGCTGGATGAAGAAAGCCTTATCCGCCTGGATAAGCTGGAACCCACGCAGTTCGCGCCCCTTTCCTGA
- a CDS encoding dicarboxylate/amino acid:cation symporter yields MKYLKILYVQVLIAIFIGILLGHFYPELAVKMQPLGKGFINLIKMIIAPLIFSTVVTGIAGMKDIKAVGKTGGMALVYFTVITLTALAIGLVVVNLAQPGVGMNVDVSTFNAADKNIAAQYAGKAKDNNIVNFFLNIIPSTFVSAFTSGEILQVLLVAILFAFALNYSGEKGKLCFDLIKSLSEVLFKVIGIIMHVAPIGAFGAMAFTIGKEGIGSVLVLGELIVCFYVTSILFVVFILGTIAFSCGFNIFKFLRYIRSELFIVLGTSSSESVLPNMLRKMEKAGCNKSVVDLVIPAGYSFNLDGTAIYLTMAAIFLAQATNTPMALGDQLVLLGILLISSKGAAAVTGGGFIVLAGTLSSVGSIPPESIAVIFGIDRFMSEARALTNLVGNGVATIFISKVTGNLDSEKLNEVLDQKKTVGEPVTTA; encoded by the coding sequence ATGAAGTATTTGAAGATTTTGTATGTTCAGGTTCTCATTGCCATATTCATAGGCATTCTTTTGGGGCATTTTTATCCTGAATTGGCCGTAAAGATGCAGCCCCTGGGCAAGGGCTTTATCAATCTTATTAAAATGATCATTGCCCCGTTGATCTTCTCAACGGTTGTGACCGGCATCGCTGGTATGAAAGACATCAAGGCCGTTGGCAAAACCGGCGGCATGGCCCTTGTTTACTTTACAGTTATTACCCTTACAGCCCTGGCCATCGGTCTTGTGGTGGTGAACCTGGCGCAGCCCGGCGTGGGCATGAATGTTGACGTCAGCACCTTCAACGCCGCCGACAAGAACATTGCCGCCCAGTACGCTGGCAAGGCCAAAGATAACAATATCGTCAATTTCTTCCTGAATATCATTCCCAGCACCTTTGTTTCGGCATTCACCAGCGGCGAAATCCTGCAGGTTCTGCTGGTGGCCATACTGTTTGCCTTTGCCCTGAATTACAGTGGCGAAAAGGGCAAGCTGTGCTTTGATCTCATCAAGAGCCTTTCTGAAGTGCTGTTCAAGGTCATCGGCATCATCATGCACGTGGCCCCCATTGGCGCTTTCGGTGCAATGGCCTTTACCATCGGCAAGGAGGGTATTGGCTCTGTCCTTGTGCTGGGTGAGCTGATTGTGTGTTTTTATGTCACGAGCATTTTGTTTGTGGTGTTCATTCTGGGAACCATTGCCTTCAGCTGCGGGTTCAACATCTTCAAGTTCCTGCGCTATATCCGCTCCGAGCTGTTCATTGTGCTTGGCACCTCTTCTTCTGAATCGGTGCTGCCCAACATGCTGCGCAAGATGGAAAAGGCTGGCTGCAACAAGAGCGTCGTAGATCTGGTTATTCCTGCAGGGTACTCGTTCAACCTTGACGGCACGGCCATTTACCTGACCATGGCCGCCATCTTTCTGGCGCAGGCAACCAACACGCCCATGGCGCTTGGCGATCAGCTTGTGTTGCTGGGTATTCTGCTTATTTCTTCCAAGGGTGCGGCGGCTGTTACCGGCGGCGGCTTTATCGTGCTTGCCGGTACGCTGAGTTCGGTCGGCAGCATTCCGCCTGAAAGCATCGCCGTTATCTTTGGTATCGACCGCTTCATGTCTGAAGCGCGTGCCCTTACCAACCTGGTGGGCAATGGCGTTGCCACCATCTTTATCTCGAAGGTCACCGGAAATCTTGATTCCGAGAAGCTCAACGAAGTTCTGGATCAAAAAAAAACAGTAGGTGAGCCTGTTACGACAGCCTAG
- the pgm gene encoding phosphoglucomutase (alpha-D-glucose-1,6-bisphosphate-dependent) has protein sequence MPVVHSDAGHLPALEKLENIPALMSAYYTEFPNPALAAQRVSFGTSGHRGTSVLCSFNEEHIYAITQAVCDYRAAKGIDGPLFLGGDTHALSEAAFRSALEVLVANNVSVRIAQGGAYTATPAISHAVLKWNTGRVNGLADGIVITPSHNPPRDGGFKYNPPHGGPAESEVTSHIEKCANAYLENGNKGVKLTHLRAARASSLVEEYDFIGSYVQDLAGVLDMKAIASSGLRIGVDPLGGASLPMWEPIADAYGIDLEVVNRAVDPTFRFVPCDKDGKIRMDCSSPFAMSRLLDLRDHFDLSFACDPDSDRHGVVTRQELMNPNHYLSVAAWYLFRTRRQWPTQRGIGKTLVTSAMLDRVGKDLGRPIVEVPVGFKWFVPYLLSGSCGFGCEESAGASFLCFDGTPWSTDKDGPLMCLLAAEMMAVEQSSPGELYTRLTERLGAPAYQRLDAPADDNVRAKLAALTPESVTLKTLGGSPVTSVLTRAPGNDASIGGVKVVSDDGWFAVRPSGTEAICKVYTESFKGEEHLQAVQKDAIDFLEQLLKNKD, from the coding sequence ATGCCGGTTGTGCATAGCGATGCCGGGCATCTGCCCGCGCTGGAAAAGCTGGAAAACATACCCGCGCTCATGAGCGCCTACTACACGGAATTTCCCAATCCTGCGCTTGCGGCCCAGCGGGTTTCGTTCGGCACTTCGGGGCATCGCGGCACGTCAGTGCTGTGCAGCTTTAACGAAGAGCATATCTATGCCATCACCCAGGCCGTGTGCGACTACCGCGCGGCCAAGGGTATTGACGGCCCGCTGTTTCTGGGTGGCGACACGCACGCCCTTTCCGAGGCGGCCTTTCGCTCTGCGCTGGAAGTGCTGGTGGCCAACAATGTATCTGTGCGCATTGCACAGGGCGGAGCCTACACAGCCACGCCCGCAATTTCTCATGCGGTGCTCAAGTGGAACACAGGCCGCGTCAATGGCCTGGCCGACGGTATTGTCATTACCCCCTCGCACAATCCCCCGCGCGATGGCGGATTCAAGTACAACCCGCCCCACGGTGGCCCCGCCGAGTCGGAAGTAACAAGCCATATTGAAAAATGCGCCAATGCTTACCTTGAGAACGGCAACAAGGGCGTAAAACTTACGCATCTGCGTGCCGCCCGCGCCTCGTCGCTGGTGGAAGAATACGACTTTATCGGCAGCTATGTACAGGATCTGGCAGGCGTGCTCGACATGAAAGCCATCGCCTCGTCGGGTTTGCGCATTGGCGTTGATCCGCTGGGCGGCGCAAGCCTGCCCATGTGGGAGCCCATCGCCGATGCCTACGGCATTGATCTGGAAGTGGTAAACAGGGCGGTTGACCCCACCTTTCGCTTTGTGCCCTGTGACAAGGACGGCAAAATCCGCATGGACTGCTCATCGCCCTTTGCCATGAGCCGCCTGCTTGATCTGCGCGACCATTTTGACCTGAGCTTTGCCTGTGACCCCGATTCAGACCGCCACGGCGTGGTGACGCGTCAGGAGCTCATGAATCCCAACCACTATCTGAGCGTTGCCGCCTGGTATCTGTTCCGCACCCGCAGGCAGTGGCCCACGCAGCGCGGCATAGGCAAAACTCTGGTCACAAGCGCCATGCTCGACAGGGTAGGCAAGGATCTTGGCCGCCCGATAGTGGAAGTGCCCGTGGGCTTCAAATGGTTTGTACCCTACCTGCTCAGCGGGAGCTGCGGCTTTGGCTGCGAGGAAAGCGCTGGTGCGTCCTTCCTCTGTTTTGACGGCACGCCCTGGAGCACTGACAAGGACGGCCCTCTCATGTGCCTGCTGGCCGCTGAAATGATGGCGGTGGAGCAATCGTCGCCCGGCGAGCTGTACACCAGACTGACCGAACGCCTTGGCGCGCCCGCCTACCAGCGGCTTGATGCCCCGGCAGATGACAACGTGCGCGCCAAACTTGCGGCGCTTACGCCCGAAAGTGTCACGCTCAAGACTCTGGGCGGCTCGCCCGTTACCAGTGTACTTACACGCGCCCCCGGCAATGATGCTTCTATCGGCGGGGTAAAGGTGGTCAGCGACGACGGCTGGTTTGCAGTGCGCCCTTCCGGTACGGAAGCTATCTGCAAGGTGTATACAGAAAGCTTCAAGGGCGAGGAGCACCTGCAGGCCGTGCAGAAAGACGCCATTGATTTTCTGGAGCAGCTCCTGAAAAACAAGGACTGA
- a CDS encoding class I SAM-dependent methyltransferase, which produces MDISIFDAYWADRQPDRSDMADFWTRRASSFNAHGGEADSSAYRKALVARVAARTGLGRHDAVLDVGCGPGRHALEFAQLTGHVEGSDIAPGMIECARANAAGAMVDNAHFQVLDWAEADLEALGWVKCFNLVFASRTPAIYDRSTLNKMTEASSGYCCLLTQVTGDNSVRRELCPIAGDDRREDMTRRGLYCAFNILWLQGYYPEVEYLERSWDSECSLDEAILMYTRHFNSRGQLSEGQQAAIADKLREISRDGTVREQGHSRVAMLLWKVCP; this is translated from the coding sequence ATGGATATCAGCATTTTTGACGCATACTGGGCGGACCGTCAGCCCGACAGATCCGACATGGCAGATTTCTGGACCCGTCGCGCAAGCTCGTTTAACGCGCACGGCGGTGAAGCTGATTCAAGCGCGTACAGAAAGGCACTTGTTGCCCGGGTTGCGGCTCGTACGGGCCTCGGCAGGCATGATGCGGTGCTTGATGTGGGGTGCGGCCCGGGACGGCATGCCCTGGAATTTGCGCAGCTGACGGGTCATGTTGAGGGCAGCGATATCGCACCTGGCATGATCGAGTGCGCAAGGGCAAATGCCGCCGGGGCCATGGTGGATAACGCCCATTTTCAGGTGCTGGACTGGGCGGAAGCTGATCTGGAAGCTTTGGGGTGGGTAAAGTGCTTCAATCTCGTATTTGCCTCGCGCACACCAGCAATATACGACCGCTCTACTCTCAACAAAATGACCGAGGCTTCATCGGGGTATTGCTGCCTTCTCACACAGGTGACGGGCGATAATTCCGTACGGCGCGAGCTGTGCCCCATTGCAGGCGACGACAGGCGCGAAGACATGACGCGCCGTGGGTTGTACTGCGCATTTAATATCCTCTGGCTTCAGGGCTATTATCCCGAAGTGGAATATCTGGAACGTTCGTGGGATTCAGAATGCTCGCTGGACGAGGCCATTCTCATGTACACCCGGCACTTCAATAGCCGGGGGCAGCTCAGTGAAGGACAGCAGGCCGCCATAGCGGACAAGCTGCGCGAAATAAGCAGGGATGGAACTGTGCGCGAGCAGGGGCACTCGCGGGTTGCCATGCTGTTATGGAAGGTTTGCCCATAG
- a CDS encoding 30S ribosomal protein S1 — protein MTEDKIATSMSEEGAEDFAAMLAAHETASSRLQPGQKVTGTVIAITGDSVFVDVGIKVDGIIDRKDILDAEGNESVKPGDSLEAWVTGVSSQEIRLSRSMSGSGVAALEEARDAAVPVDGRVTAVCKGGYTVDVLGKSAFCPGSQIGVAATEDAASLVGRNMQFLVIRVENRGRNVVVSHRAIVERERAEQLDALLESLKPGDTVEGKITRFAAFGAFMELAPSVEGMIHLSELSWSRVGAPDEAVSLGDTVRAKVISISKDSKGHVRISLSRKQAEGDPWQDVATRLEAGAVVSGKVVRLAPFGAFVEVLPGIEGLVHISEMSWTKRVAKAEDVLTAGDTVSVKVKEINLESRRISLSLRDAEGDPWKEAAQQFAVGTTVSGTVESRSPYGLFITLAPGITGLLPAGVIKNSKQGKQYSKLDKGDAVTLTVQNLDTAARRISLAPEGDQPAEPAEDKAWKQHAAAGSSTGGAGMNIMAQALQKALKNK, from the coding sequence ATGACCGAGGACAAGATCGCAACCTCCATGTCGGAGGAAGGCGCTGAGGATTTTGCCGCCATGCTGGCGGCCCACGAAACCGCATCCAGCCGCTTGCAGCCCGGACAGAAAGTGACCGGAACTGTAATTGCCATTACCGGCGACAGTGTTTTTGTGGACGTGGGCATCAAGGTTGACGGCATCATTGACCGCAAGGACATTCTTGACGCCGAGGGCAATGAAAGCGTTAAGCCCGGCGACAGCCTCGAAGCGTGGGTTACCGGCGTTTCTTCGCAAGAGATTCGCCTTTCCCGCTCCATGAGCGGCAGCGGCGTTGCCGCGCTTGAAGAAGCCCGTGATGCCGCGGTTCCGGTTGATGGCCGCGTGACCGCTGTGTGCAAGGGTGGCTACACCGTTGACGTGCTTGGCAAGTCTGCTTTCTGCCCCGGCAGCCAGATTGGCGTTGCAGCGACAGAAGACGCCGCCTCGCTCGTGGGCCGCAACATGCAGTTTCTGGTTATCCGGGTTGAAAACCGCGGCAGAAACGTTGTGGTTTCACACCGTGCCATTGTTGAGCGCGAACGCGCCGAACAGCTTGACGCACTGCTTGAAAGCCTCAAGCCGGGCGATACGGTTGAAGGCAAGATCACGCGCTTTGCCGCTTTTGGCGCGTTTATGGAACTTGCACCTTCTGTTGAAGGCATGATCCACCTTTCCGAGCTTTCCTGGTCGCGCGTGGGCGCTCCCGACGAAGCTGTGTCACTGGGCGACACCGTGCGCGCCAAGGTTATTTCCATCAGCAAGGACAGCAAGGGGCACGTGCGAATTTCGCTTTCGCGCAAACAGGCCGAGGGCGATCCCTGGCAGGATGTGGCCACGCGGCTTGAGGCTGGCGCGGTCGTTTCCGGCAAGGTTGTGCGCCTTGCGCCCTTTGGCGCCTTTGTTGAAGTGCTGCCCGGCATCGAAGGCCTTGTGCACATTTCTGAAATGTCGTGGACCAAGCGCGTGGCCAAGGCCGAAGACGTGCTGACCGCGGGCGATACCGTTTCGGTCAAGGTTAAGGAAATCAACCTTGAAAGCCGCCGTATCTCCCTGAGCCTGCGCGACGCCGAAGGCGACCCGTGGAAGGAAGCCGCCCAGCAGTTCGCCGTGGGCACCACGGTGAGCGGCACGGTTGAAAGCCGCAGCCCCTACGGTCTGTTCATTACGCTGGCGCCCGGCATTACCGGCCTGCTGCCTGCCGGGGTTATCAAGAACTCCAAGCAGGGCAAGCAGTACAGCAAACTGGACAAGGGCGACGCCGTCACCCTGACTGTACAAAATTTGGACACCGCTGCCCGGCGCATCAGCCTGGCCCCTGAAGGCGACCAGCCCGCCGAACCCGCGGAAGACAAGGCCTGGAAGCAGCATGCGGCAGCCGGAAGCTCCACCGGCGGCGCTGGAATGAACATCATGGCACAGGCTTTGCAGAAGGCTCTGAAAAATAAGTAA
- a CDS encoding glycosyltransferase: MSLRILCMGAPLLVPALNRLGHRTLTVHPGSHADLPTPHPYSVRQLLQRLEAAGFWPDALFCCDDGNMPQLLDPQNVPWPAVRYSIDTYCNPWHIPYSWGFDATLVAQKEYVELFSQEGMTAQWFPLFCPQFSLAESDFAERDIPVSFVGTLGHKNNPDREPFLKTFRTQHPLVILTGDYRPIFERSRIALNQTAASEVNFRCFEAMSCGAALLMETCGNGLGDLFVEGQEILPTFPRNNAQAAAAIAARALSQPQWLAEVASAGSRAVSQRHTDTVRAVRLTQIMAEMCASHAHKERLEQSLEKRSTLIRAAYGILASEITDPSLQEHREFFKKLCLREI, translated from the coding sequence ATGAGCTTACGAATACTTTGCATGGGCGCGCCCCTGCTGGTTCCCGCCCTTAACCGTCTTGGTCACCGCACGCTTACCGTTCATCCCGGTTCGCATGCGGATTTACCCACCCCGCACCCTTATTCCGTGCGGCAGCTGCTGCAACGCCTTGAGGCTGCCGGTTTCTGGCCCGATGCCCTGTTTTGCTGCGACGACGGCAACATGCCCCAGTTGCTTGATCCGCAAAACGTGCCGTGGCCTGCGGTGCGCTATTCCATCGATACCTACTGCAACCCCTGGCACATTCCCTATTCCTGGGGCTTTGACGCCACCCTTGTGGCGCAAAAGGAATATGTGGAGCTGTTTTCGCAAGAGGGCATGACCGCGCAGTGGTTTCCGCTCTTTTGCCCGCAGTTTTCACTCGCGGAATCAGACTTTGCAGAACGCGATATTCCTGTAAGTTTTGTGGGAACCCTGGGGCACAAAAACAACCCCGACCGCGAGCCTTTTCTCAAGACATTCCGCACCCAGCACCCTCTGGTTATCTTGACTGGCGATTACCGCCCCATATTCGAACGCAGCCGCATTGCCCTTAACCAGACAGCAGCCTCGGAAGTAAATTTTCGCTGCTTCGAGGCTATGTCTTGCGGCGCGGCCCTGCTGATGGAAACCTGCGGCAACGGGCTTGGCGACCTGTTTGTAGAAGGGCAGGAGATTCTTCCCACTTTTCCCCGCAACAATGCGCAGGCCGCAGCAGCCATTGCGGCCAGAGCGCTCAGCCAGCCCCAGTGGCTGGCTGAAGTGGCAAGTGCGGGGAGCAGGGCAGTGAGCCAGCGGCATACAGACACCGTGCGTGCCGTGCGGCTGACACAGATCATGGCCGAAATGTGCGCCAGCCATGCGCATAAAGAGCGACTTGAACAATCGCTTGAAAAAAGGTCTACGCTCATTCGCGCGGCCTACGGCATACTTGCCAGCGAGATCACCGACCCCAGTCTGCAAGAACACCGCGAATTTTTTAAAAAATTGTGTCTCCGCGAAATCTAG
- a CDS encoding DegQ family serine endoprotease, translated as MMIKKCLAAMLAVTFLAASQLAQAAGLPDFSDLAAKSGPAVVNIGTEKKASGNSQDDLMGEMFRNMPPGFDKFFDQFGGKRGGKRPQSRQKSLGSGFIVSADGYIVTNNHVVADADVIRVTLDQSNGKSEPVTAKLVGADEETDLALLKIETKNALPFLSFGNSDELKVGEWLLAIGNPFGLDHTVTAGILSAKNRNIHAGPFDNFLQTDASINPGNSGGPLLNMAGQVIGINTAILASGQGLGFAIPSNMAAKIVDQIKSGKKISRGWIGVGIQDVEENTAKALGLKEAKGALVGSVMEGEPASKAGMKDGDIIVSVDSKPIDDAAALLRVIADKAPGSKTVITVWRDGKTTDLTVTLGERKSSQSADQNGKDQKQKDEGLLGISVRSLTDEERRDLKIEKNEGLVIVDVNPEKPAAEADLRPGDVILKANLKPVRTAAELSKIVNDEGAARGAVMLQISRRGEVYFRTVSLGK; from the coding sequence ATGATGATAAAAAAATGTCTTGCAGCCATGCTTGCCGTGACCTTTCTCGCGGCATCGCAGCTTGCCCAGGCAGCAGGCTTGCCCGATTTTAGCGACCTTGCGGCCAAAAGCGGCCCAGCGGTTGTCAACATCGGTACAGAAAAAAAAGCCAGCGGCAACAGTCAGGACGATCTCATGGGGGAAATGTTCCGCAATATGCCGCCAGGCTTCGACAAGTTCTTTGACCAGTTTGGCGGCAAGCGCGGTGGCAAGCGCCCCCAATCGAGACAGAAATCTCTGGGGTCCGGCTTCATTGTCTCCGCGGATGGCTATATCGTTACCAATAATCATGTGGTTGCCGATGCCGATGTCATTCGCGTAACCCTTGACCAGAGCAACGGCAAAAGCGAGCCTGTTACGGCCAAGCTTGTTGGTGCCGACGAAGAAACCGACCTTGCCCTGCTGAAGATTGAAACCAAGAACGCCTTGCCCTTCCTTTCGTTCGGCAATTCTGACGAACTCAAGGTGGGCGAGTGGCTGCTGGCCATCGGCAACCCCTTTGGCCTCGATCATACGGTGACGGCGGGTATTCTTTCGGCCAAAAACCGCAACATACACGCTGGCCCCTTTGACAACTTCCTGCAGACGGATGCGTCCATCAACCCTGGCAACAGTGGTGGCCCGCTGCTGAACATGGCCGGTCAGGTCATAGGCATCAACACGGCCATTCTTGCCAGCGGTCAGGGCCTTGGCTTTGCCATACCCAGCAACATGGCTGCCAAGATTGTTGACCAGATCAAGTCGGGCAAAAAAATCAGCCGCGGCTGGATTGGTGTGGGCATCCAGGATGTGGAAGAAAATACCGCCAAGGCACTGGGCCTCAAGGAAGCCAAGGGCGCCCTTGTGGGCAGTGTGATGGAAGGTGAGCCTGCCTCCAAGGCTGGCATGAAGGACGGCGACATTATTGTTTCCGTGGACAGCAAGCCCATTGACGACGCGGCGGCTCTGCTGCGCGTCATTGCCGACAAAGCCCCGGGCAGCAAGACTGTGATTACGGTTTGGCGCGATGGCAAGACCACCGACCTTACGGTGACCCTTGGCGAGCGCAAATCAAGCCAGTCTGCCGACCAGAATGGCAAGGACCAGAAGCAGAAGGATGAAGGTCTGTTGGGCATTTCCGTCCGTTCGCTTACGGATGAGGAACGCCGTGACCTCAAGATAGAAAAGAACGAAGGCCTGGTAATTGTTGATGTGAACCCTGAAAAGCCCGCTGCTGAAGCCGACCTGCGGCCTGGCGACGTGATTCTCAAGGCAAACCTCAAGCCGGTGCGCACGGCTGCGGAACTTTCCAAGATCGTCAATGACGAGGGTGCCGCGCGCGGAGCAGTAATGCTGCAAATCTCTCGGCGTGGCGAAGTGTATTTCCGCACAGTGAGTCTGGGCAAATAA
- a CDS encoding pseudouridine synthase, which yields MRLNKAIAATGHCSRRKADELILAGRVRVDGQPESNPARHVLPFESIMVDGRILSAPQAFTYLMLNKPVQVVCTVSDPEGRPTVLDCLPQEFKGLRLYPVGRLDYFSEGMLLLTNDGQLAQRLTHPRHHQPKTYEVLVRGSVPEDALKTMRRGMRLAEGEDLLPVDVTTQPSGGNTSMQMVLRQGFNRQIRRMCRDLGLTVLRLCRVAQGALRLGNLASGKVRPLTDAEIAKLRESAGLPPM from the coding sequence GTGCGCCTCAACAAGGCTATTGCCGCCACAGGCCATTGCTCTCGCCGCAAGGCCGACGAGCTTATTCTTGCAGGGCGCGTGCGTGTAGACGGCCAGCCGGAATCAAACCCGGCGCGGCATGTGCTGCCATTTGAAAGTATTATGGTGGATGGGCGTATTTTGTCGGCCCCGCAGGCTTTTACCTATCTTATGCTCAACAAGCCCGTGCAGGTGGTTTGCACGGTGAGCGACCCGGAAGGCAGGCCCACGGTACTTGACTGCCTGCCTCAGGAATTCAAGGGACTTCGTCTTTACCCTGTTGGTAGGCTCGACTATTTTTCTGAAGGCATGCTGCTGCTGACCAACGATGGTCAGCTGGCGCAACGTCTTACCCATCCCCGGCACCACCAGCCCAAAACCTACGAGGTGCTTGTGCGCGGCTCTGTGCCGGAAGACGCCCTCAAGACCATGCGGCGCGGCATGCGCCTTGCCGAGGGTGAAGATCTGCTGCCCGTGGACGTGACCACCCAGCCCTCTGGCGGCAACACCTCGATGCAGATGGTTCTGCGTCAGGGGTTTAACCGCCAGATTCGCCGTATGTGCCGCGACTTGGGGCTTACTGTGCTGCGCCTGTGCCGTGTTGCTCAGGGGGCTTTGCGTCTTGGCAATCTGGCCAGCGGCAAGGTTCGGCCGTTGACCGATGCGGAAATTGCAAAACTGCGCGAAAGCGCTGGCTTGCCGCCGATGTAG